A genomic window from Salvia hispanica cultivar TCC Black 2014 chromosome 5, UniMelb_Shisp_WGS_1.0, whole genome shotgun sequence includes:
- the LOC125186576 gene encoding U-box domain-containing protein 9-like isoform X1, whose product MNAEGAVTPLIPNLVIRDMISSWCRNRAITTYDNNEGEDYVEDLVCALREAKDEDVRKSTIGIFKNICVDDKVNKRVGEASDAIVDATRRGSGSQELRMLAVATLNILATLESNKLLIVRCGVFWHLTDLLQSQKETEATEAAQLIQKLCTVPSNKVRAVDEDLIQVLMGAIDHYVFEDTYPVVVDIILDVLKLLVHESSARYKMEELDGVHWLFQNIDYTANPLTKEHCVAILDTALFADEYVSSWGVAMYNEETKYRTLARLVEQGTPAAQSMASILLNKLNTEYPYVRVFSFNKHTCYYDFRNR is encoded by the coding sequence ATGAATGCAGAGGGTGCAGTCACGCCTCTAATCCCAAATCTAGTGATTCGTGACATGATATCTAGCTGGTGCCGGAATCGGGCAATTACTACATATGACAACAACGAAGGAGAAGATTATGTGGAAGATCTTGTGTGCGCTCTAAGAGAAGCCAAAGACGAAGATGTGCGTAAGAGCACTATTGGCATCTTCAAGAACATATGCGTTGATGATAAAGTGAACAAGCGTGTTGGAGAGGCTAGTGATGCGATTGTCGATGCCACAAGGCGTGGATCCGGGAGTCAGGAGTTGAGGATGCTCGCTGTTGCAACGCTCAACATATTGGCCACACTCGAGTCGAACAAGCTGCTCATTGTCAGATGTGGAGTCTTTTGGCACCTCACGGATCTATTGCAAAGTCAGAAAGAGACGGAAGCGACAGAGGCTGCACAATTGATTCAAAAACTGTGTACCGTCCCGAGCAACAAAGTTAGAGCAGTAGATGAAGATTTGATCCAAGTCCTCATGGGTGCTATTGATCATTATGTGTTTGAGGACACGTACCCCGTGGTTGTGGACATTATACTTGATGTTCTTAAGTTACTTGTCCACGAAAGTTCGGCAAGATATAAGATGGAAGAGCTCGATGGAGTGCATTGGTTGTTCCAGAACATAGATTATACTGCCAATCCGCTCACTAAGGAGCATTGTGTGGCCATCCTGGACACGGCCTTATTTGCTGATGAATACGTGAGTTCGTGGGGGGTGGCGATGTACAACGAGGAAACCAAGTATCGTACGCTGGCACGCCTCGTGGAACAGGGAACTCCTGCAGCCCAGTCAATGGCTAGCATACTTCTAAACAAGTTGAACACTGAATATCCATATGTGCGAGTATTCAGTTTTAATAAGCATACGTGCTATTATGATTTTAGGAACAGGTAG
- the LOC125186576 gene encoding U-box domain-containing protein 9-like isoform X2 produces MISSWCRNRAITTYDNNEGEDYVEDLVCALREAKDEDVRKSTIGIFKNICVDDKVNKRVGEASDAIVDATRRGSGSQELRMLAVATLNILATLESNKLLIVRCGVFWHLTDLLQSQKETEATEAAQLIQKLCTVPSNKVRAVDEDLIQVLMGAIDHYVFEDTYPVVVDIILDVLKLLVHESSARYKMEELDGVHWLFQNIDYTANPLTKEHCVAILDTALFADEYVSSWGVAMYNEETKYRTLARLVEQGTPAAQSMASILLNKLNTEYPYVRVFSFNKHTCYYDFRNR; encoded by the coding sequence ATGATATCTAGCTGGTGCCGGAATCGGGCAATTACTACATATGACAACAACGAAGGAGAAGATTATGTGGAAGATCTTGTGTGCGCTCTAAGAGAAGCCAAAGACGAAGATGTGCGTAAGAGCACTATTGGCATCTTCAAGAACATATGCGTTGATGATAAAGTGAACAAGCGTGTTGGAGAGGCTAGTGATGCGATTGTCGATGCCACAAGGCGTGGATCCGGGAGTCAGGAGTTGAGGATGCTCGCTGTTGCAACGCTCAACATATTGGCCACACTCGAGTCGAACAAGCTGCTCATTGTCAGATGTGGAGTCTTTTGGCACCTCACGGATCTATTGCAAAGTCAGAAAGAGACGGAAGCGACAGAGGCTGCACAATTGATTCAAAAACTGTGTACCGTCCCGAGCAACAAAGTTAGAGCAGTAGATGAAGATTTGATCCAAGTCCTCATGGGTGCTATTGATCATTATGTGTTTGAGGACACGTACCCCGTGGTTGTGGACATTATACTTGATGTTCTTAAGTTACTTGTCCACGAAAGTTCGGCAAGATATAAGATGGAAGAGCTCGATGGAGTGCATTGGTTGTTCCAGAACATAGATTATACTGCCAATCCGCTCACTAAGGAGCATTGTGTGGCCATCCTGGACACGGCCTTATTTGCTGATGAATACGTGAGTTCGTGGGGGGTGGCGATGTACAACGAGGAAACCAAGTATCGTACGCTGGCACGCCTCGTGGAACAGGGAACTCCTGCAGCCCAGTCAATGGCTAGCATACTTCTAAACAAGTTGAACACTGAATATCCATATGTGCGAGTATTCAGTTTTAATAAGCATACGTGCTATTATGATTTTAGGAACAGGTAG
- the LOC125190714 gene encoding transcription factor bHLH62-like has protein sequence MDKDYLMSSGIPPPQPLHFETPMPNPWSSDQSFFNPNSSLIHQFPHFDSSWTSIPSSTAAAAVAPPPLAADPGFAERAAKFPRFGSRSLNGRSSPPPLKNSGELPGSGGESSVSDQIPAKVNSRKRKGISRGKSKEDRSNSAKEAADDGSSKRSKQSENCENEEECNKSDQKPPEPPKDYIHVRARRGQATDSHSLAERVRREKISERMKLLQDLVPGCNKVTGKALMLDEIINYVQSLQRQVEFLSMKLASVNPDLDFNMENLLSKDMYQHQQMYPLDSSIYHNQNVQHQQLQGTSISSVEPLPSIGLDGFSENLPQFPAFTEDDLHSIVQMGFSRILFKIKHQI, from the exons atGGACAAAGACTACTTGATGAGCTCAGGCATCCCACCACCCCAACCACTCCACTTCGAAACCCCAATGCCAAATCCATGGAGCTCCGATCAATCCTTCTTCAACCCCAATTCCTCCCTAATCCACCAATTCCCTCATTTTGACTCATCTTGGACCTCAATTCcctcctccaccgccgccgccgccgtcgcccCGCCGCCCCTCGCCGCCGATCCGGGCTTCGCGGAGCGCGCCGCGAAATTCCCCCGCTTCGGCAGCCGCAGCCTCAACGGCCGctcctcgccgccgccgctgaaAAATTCCGGCGAACTCCCCGGCTCCGGCGGAGAATCCTCCGTCTCCGATCAGATTCCGGCGAAGGTGAATTCCCGGAAAAGAAAGGGGATTTCCAGAGGCAAGAGCAAAGAAGACAGATCGAATTCGGCAAAG gAAGCCGCCGACGACGGGAGCTCAAAGCGATCGAAGCAATCGGAAAACTGCGAAAACGAGGAAGAATGTAATAAATCCGACCAAAAGCCGCCGGAGCCGCCGAAGGATTACATTCATGTCCGAGCCAGAAGAGGCCAAGCCACTGACAGCCATAGCTTAGCAGAAAgg gttaggagagagaaaattagtGAGAGAATGAAGCTGCTTCAAGATCTGGTACCAGGTTGCAATAAG GTGACCGGAAAAGCACTAATGCTTGATGAAATCATAAATTACGTCCAATCACTTCAGAGACAAGTCGag TTCTTGTCAATGAAGTTGGCATCAGTGAATCCAGACCTCGATTTCAACATGGAAAACCTTCTCTCCAAAGAT ATGTACCAGCATCAACAAATGTACCCTTTGGATTCCTCAATCTACCATAACCAGAATGTACAACACCAACAGCTGCAAGGTACAAGCATCTCAAGCGTGGAGCCTCTCCCTAGCATTGGACTAGATGGATTCTCTGAAAATTTACCCCAG TTTCCAGCCTTCACTGAAGATGATCTGCACAGCATTGTCCAAATGGGATTCTCCAGAATTctg